A genomic window from Litoreibacter janthinus includes:
- the xdhC gene encoding xanthine dehydrogenase accessory protein XdhC: MPEVTGVSFDIDTLREALTHHGRVARVVIVAHSGSSPRESGASMLVWDGGQSGTIGGGALELEAARRALKLNGPIVSRIPLGPALGQCCGGAVTLVTEVFEAAPDARNFYIRRIEGRAEQPLSIDRAVARMRNGSESGLVFDNGWLCESLKGQRAPLWVWGAGHVGRAIVTTLAPTDAFDITWVDSGAERFPKHTEAAPRIDELAAMNIPDAAKLAPTDAHHLILTYSHAIDLELCHRLLTNGFQSAGLIGSATKWARFRSRLNALGHTDAQISRIRCPIGQPALGKHPQAIAVGVASELLMTLQTGAQSGLLGKDVAV; this comes from the coding sequence ATGCCAGAAGTTACGGGCGTGAGCTTCGATATAGACACATTGCGCGAAGCCCTGACCCATCATGGCCGCGTCGCCCGCGTGGTCATAGTCGCCCATAGCGGGTCAAGCCCACGAGAAAGCGGCGCCTCAATGCTGGTATGGGACGGCGGGCAATCCGGCACTATCGGCGGCGGCGCACTTGAGTTGGAAGCGGCCCGCAGGGCGTTGAAACTTAACGGCCCGATTGTCTCGCGAATTCCTTTGGGTCCGGCCCTTGGGCAGTGTTGTGGCGGAGCCGTTACGCTGGTGACGGAAGTCTTCGAAGCAGCGCCAGACGCCAGAAATTTTTATATTCGCCGAATTGAAGGGCGCGCAGAGCAACCATTGTCAATCGATCGCGCCGTTGCGCGTATGCGGAACGGGTCCGAGAGCGGCTTGGTGTTCGACAATGGCTGGCTGTGCGAGTCCCTGAAGGGCCAGCGCGCCCCTCTTTGGGTTTGGGGGGCGGGCCATGTGGGCCGCGCGATTGTTACCACCCTTGCCCCGACAGATGCCTTCGACATCACTTGGGTTGATAGTGGTGCGGAGCGTTTCCCTAAGCACACCGAAGCAGCGCCCCGGATTGACGAACTGGCTGCGATGAACATCCCTGACGCTGCAAAGCTGGCTCCGACAGATGCACACCACCTGATCTTGACCTACTCACATGCCATCGATCTGGAACTTTGCCACCGCTTGTTGACCAATGGGTTTCAAAGTGCGGGACTTATCGGCTCGGCAACGAAATGGGCGCGTTTTCGAAGCAGGCTCAATGCTCTTGGCCATACTGACGCACAAATTTCACGCATTCGCTGCCCGATCGGGCAACCTGCCCTTGGGAAACATCCTCAAGCCATTGCAGTGGGCGTCGCATCTGAGCTACTCATGACGCTGCAAACGGGGGCCCAATCGGGGTTGTTGGGGAAGGATGTCGCAGTTTGA
- a CDS encoding ABC transporter ATP-binding protein codes for MIEERLSTAGEDLLTISGLTKAYPGVVANDHVSFSIRPGEVHALLGENGAGKSTLVKMIYGLVKPDAGTMTFKGLPYAPLEPRAARAAGVAMVFQHFSLFEALDVAENIALGMENPPKMRDLAARIREVSENYGLPLDPDQLVGDLSAGERQRVEIIRCLLQNPKLLIMDEPTSVLTPQEVAILFQTLEKLRGEGCSILYISHKLEEIRALCDHATVLRLGKKVATCNPRQETARAMAEMMVGEVLHVPQKAPRVPQDVALEIEALDVPARTAFGTSLKSINLSVQKGEILGIGGVAGNGQEELCAVIAGEILVPADKVRLGGRAIGDQSPNPRRALGLLSAPEERLGHAAAPDMSLTENALLSGSAREGLERNGMIDWRKTRDFAKRIIQEFDVRTPSAATAARALSGGNLQKFVIGREILQRPSVLVVNQPTWGVDASAAASIRQALLDLAAEGAAIVVISQDLDELMEISDRFAALNEGRLSAPVNAAGLTVDQIGLMMGGAHDLEPAQMGHP; via the coding sequence TTGATTGAAGAGCGACTCAGCACAGCTGGTGAAGACCTGCTGACAATTTCAGGCCTGACCAAGGCCTATCCCGGCGTTGTCGCCAATGATCACGTTTCCTTTTCGATCCGGCCCGGCGAAGTCCACGCGCTGCTGGGCGAGAATGGCGCAGGCAAGTCCACGCTGGTAAAGATGATCTATGGCCTCGTTAAACCTGATGCGGGCACTATGACGTTTAAGGGGCTGCCATACGCGCCGCTTGAGCCACGAGCGGCGCGCGCCGCTGGCGTAGCGATGGTGTTCCAGCACTTTTCCCTTTTCGAAGCGTTGGACGTTGCAGAAAACATCGCGCTTGGCATGGAGAATCCGCCGAAGATGCGCGACCTCGCGGCCCGTATTCGCGAAGTCTCCGAAAATTATGGCCTGCCTTTAGACCCTGACCAGTTGGTGGGTGACCTGTCCGCAGGAGAGCGCCAACGGGTGGAGATCATCCGCTGCCTTCTGCAAAACCCCAAACTGCTGATTATGGATGAGCCAACCTCGGTGCTGACACCGCAAGAGGTCGCGATCTTGTTTCAAACGCTGGAGAAACTGCGCGGCGAAGGGTGTTCCATTCTCTACATCTCTCATAAGCTCGAAGAAATCCGCGCCCTATGTGACCACGCGACCGTGCTGAGGCTCGGTAAGAAAGTGGCCACGTGTAACCCGCGTCAGGAAACTGCACGGGCAATGGCAGAGATGATGGTGGGCGAGGTGCTGCATGTGCCGCAGAAGGCCCCGCGGGTGCCCCAAGACGTAGCGCTTGAAATCGAAGCGCTCGATGTCCCTGCTCGCACTGCGTTCGGCACCTCCCTGAAAAGCATCAACCTCTCTGTGCAAAAAGGCGAAATCCTCGGGATCGGCGGCGTCGCGGGCAATGGTCAGGAAGAGCTTTGCGCTGTAATTGCCGGTGAAATCCTCGTCCCCGCTGACAAGGTCCGGCTCGGAGGACGCGCAATTGGCGATCAAAGCCCCAATCCGCGCCGCGCCTTGGGCCTGCTTTCTGCCCCAGAAGAGCGTCTGGGCCACGCAGCAGCACCCGATATGTCACTGACAGAAAACGCGCTGTTGTCCGGCTCTGCCCGCGAAGGGTTGGAGCGGAACGGGATGATCGACTGGCGCAAAACGCGCGACTTTGCCAAGCGGATCATTCAGGAATTTGACGTCCGCACACCATCCGCCGCCACGGCAGCCCGCGCGCTGTCGGGTGGGAACCTGCAGAAATTTGTGATCGGCCGCGAGATTTTGCAGCGCCCATCGGTTCTGGTCGTCAACCAACCCACATGGGGTGTAGATGCGTCAGCAGCAGCGTCGATCCGGCAAGCCTTGCTTGATCTCGCGGCGGAGGGCGCCGCAATTGTGGTCATTAGCCAAGACCTTGATGAGTTGATGGAAATCTCTGACCGCTTTGCCGCGCTGAACGAAGGCCGATTGAGCGCACCCGTAAACGCGGCCGGCCTAACCGTTGATCAGATCGGGCTCATGATGGGCGGTGCCCACGATCTAGAACCTGCGCAGATGGGGCACCCATGA
- a CDS encoding ABC transporter permease: MDLGAISPTLLLASLMVAATPILLAALGELVVEKSGVLNLGVEGMMITGAICGFAIAVETGSPVLGFVAAAVGGAILSLIFGVLTQFLLSNQVATGLALTLFGLGLSSLMGQGYVGIRPPAVNKLNLGPLADIPFIGPVLFNHDLMVYLTLALCVGTWAVLKFTRAGLILRAVGENHDAAHALGYKVVKVRLMAIMFGGACAGLGGAYLSLIRVPQWTEGMTAGAGWIALAIVVFASWRPLRVLLGAYLFGGVTVLQLNLQAAGLAIPVEYLSMSPYLITIAVLVIMSAPRKGGKTRASLAAPACLGRAFHASH; the protein is encoded by the coding sequence ATGGACCTAGGCGCAATCTCCCCCACCCTCCTTCTGGCATCCCTGATGGTTGCAGCGACCCCCATCCTGCTCGCTGCACTTGGCGAGTTGGTGGTCGAAAAATCCGGCGTTCTGAACCTCGGGGTCGAGGGCATGATGATCACTGGCGCCATATGCGGCTTCGCCATCGCTGTGGAGACAGGATCGCCCGTGCTGGGCTTCGTCGCTGCCGCCGTTGGTGGGGCAATTCTATCGCTGATCTTCGGCGTCCTCACCCAGTTTCTGTTGTCCAACCAAGTTGCCACCGGCCTTGCCCTGACATTGTTCGGATTAGGGCTGTCGTCGCTCATGGGGCAAGGATATGTAGGCATCCGCCCCCCCGCCGTGAACAAGCTCAACCTTGGCCCACTGGCCGACATTCCCTTTATCGGCCCCGTATTGTTCAACCATGACCTGATGGTCTACCTTACCCTGGCGCTGTGTGTCGGGACTTGGGCTGTGTTGAAGTTCACCCGCGCCGGATTGATCCTGCGCGCGGTAGGCGAAAACCACGATGCTGCTCACGCGCTCGGCTACAAGGTCGTCAAAGTTCGCCTGATGGCGATCATGTTTGGCGGCGCTTGCGCGGGTCTTGGCGGAGCCTACCTTAGCCTCATCCGTGTGCCACAATGGACCGAAGGGATGACTGCAGGGGCGGGCTGGATTGCCTTGGCGATTGTTGTGTTTGCCTCTTGGCGGCCACTACGCGTTTTGCTGGGCGCCTATCTTTTTGGCGGGGTCACTGTTTTGCAGCTGAACTTGCAAGCCGCAGGGCTCGCAATTCCGGTGGAATACTTGTCCATGTCGCCGTATCTGATAACCATCGCCGTGCTGGTCATTATGTCGGCCCCCCGCAAGGGTGGCAAAACCCGCGCATCACTTGCCGCGCCTGCCTGCCTAGGCCGCGCATTCCACGCCTCTCACTGA
- a CDS encoding BMP family ABC transporter substrate-binding protein — MKRRTILAGAVAALALTGAAYAQDKTKVGFIYVGPVGDGGWTYEHNKGRLAVEAEFGDKVETIFQESVPEGADAERVITQMALSGADLIFTTSFGYMDPTNAVAAKFPNVKFEHATGYKRADNVSTYSARFYEGRAVQGHIAGKMTKTNKIGYIASFPIPEVIRGINSAYIHAKKVNPDVEFSVVWAYTWFDPAKEADAATALIEQGADVILQHTDSTAPQAAAQKAGNVITFGQASDMSEYAPMPRVSSIIDDWAPYYIARVKAVMDGTWESKDTWDGIGAGMVGIGEISDAVPADIKAEALALKDSLADGSYHAFTGPLKKQDGSDWLADGETADDGTLAGMNFYVEGITGDIPN; from the coding sequence ATGAAACGCAGAACTATCCTAGCTGGGGCTGTCGCTGCCCTCGCACTGACCGGCGCGGCCTACGCGCAAGACAAGACCAAGGTCGGCTTCATCTATGTCGGCCCCGTTGGTGACGGAGGCTGGACCTACGAGCACAACAAAGGCCGCTTGGCCGTTGAAGCCGAGTTCGGCGACAAGGTTGAAACGATCTTCCAAGAGAGCGTCCCAGAAGGTGCGGATGCAGAACGTGTGATCACCCAAATGGCGCTGTCTGGCGCAGACCTGATTTTCACCACCTCTTTCGGCTATATGGACCCGACCAACGCGGTTGCAGCCAAATTCCCGAACGTGAAGTTCGAGCACGCCACCGGTTATAAGCGTGCTGACAACGTGTCCACCTACTCCGCACGCTTTTACGAAGGCCGTGCAGTGCAAGGCCACATCGCAGGCAAGATGACCAAGACCAACAAGATTGGCTACATCGCGTCCTTCCCGATCCCGGAAGTTATCCGCGGCATTAACTCCGCCTACATCCACGCCAAAAAGGTGAACCCTGACGTCGAGTTCTCGGTTGTCTGGGCCTACACGTGGTTTGATCCGGCAAAAGAGGCCGACGCGGCAACAGCGCTAATCGAGCAAGGCGCAGACGTTATTTTGCAGCACACGGACTCCACTGCACCCCAAGCTGCGGCACAAAAAGCCGGGAATGTCATCACCTTCGGTCAGGCGTCTGACATGTCCGAATACGCGCCTATGCCACGCGTGTCTTCGATCATTGACGACTGGGCGCCCTACTACATTGCGCGCGTTAAAGCCGTGATGGATGGCACATGGGAAAGCAAAGACACATGGGACGGCATTGGTGCTGGTATGGTTGGCATCGGCGAAATCTCCGACGCGGTTCCAGCAGACATCAAAGCCGAAGCACTGGCGCTGAAAGACAGCCTTGCTGACGGATCCTACCACGCGTTCACCGGCCCGCTGAAAAAGCAAGACGGCTCTGACTGGTTGGCCGACGGCGAGACTGCCGATGACGGGACGCTGGCTGGCATGAACTTCTACGTTGAAGGCATCACCGGCGACATTCCTAACTAA
- a CDS encoding ABC transporter permease has translation MITLEKRPQPSRLWTAITPVLAVIATMIAGGIMFAILGKDPFEAIRTIFWDPLFNEQFAAFSRPQLLVKAAPLILIATGLAMGFRAGVWNIGAEGQYIMGAICGAAVGLAFYPTESFFIFPLMVIAGALGGFLWAMIPGLLKVKFHTNEILVSLLLVYVAEFILASMALGALRNPEGNGFPGSRNLKDYPSAFNAELLPNTGLHWGVVAAIVAVIFAYVLFSKHMMGFHIRLAGQAPKAARFGGVEPARLVLFCLGTSGALAGLAGLFEVSGPAGQISIDFNVGYGFTAIIVAFLGRLNPFGILLAGLLMALTYIGGELASFMLGVPTAAIQAFQGMLLFFLLAVDVLTNYRIRIGKRGVV, from the coding sequence ATGATTACACTAGAAAAACGCCCCCAGCCTTCCCGTCTTTGGACTGCGATCACTCCCGTTTTGGCTGTCATAGCGACAATGATCGCAGGCGGCATCATGTTTGCGATCCTCGGGAAAGATCCCTTCGAAGCCATTCGCACAATCTTCTGGGATCCGTTGTTTAACGAGCAATTTGCGGCCTTCTCGCGCCCACAGCTTTTGGTTAAGGCAGCACCGCTGATCCTGATTGCAACAGGTCTCGCCATGGGGTTTCGCGCCGGCGTCTGGAATATCGGAGCCGAGGGCCAGTACATCATGGGCGCCATCTGCGGCGCGGCAGTCGGGCTGGCATTCTACCCGACCGAGAGTTTCTTCATTTTCCCTTTGATGGTCATAGCGGGTGCCTTGGGCGGGTTCCTTTGGGCGATGATCCCTGGGCTGTTGAAGGTCAAGTTTCACACCAACGAAATTCTGGTTTCCCTGCTGCTGGTCTATGTGGCGGAGTTCATTCTTGCTTCGATGGCTCTTGGGGCACTGCGCAATCCTGAGGGCAACGGCTTTCCAGGATCGCGCAACCTTAAAGACTACCCATCTGCGTTCAACGCGGAGCTCTTGCCGAACACTGGCTTGCACTGGGGCGTTGTCGCCGCCATCGTGGCGGTCATTTTCGCCTATGTCCTGTTCTCCAAACACATGATGGGCTTCCACATCCGGCTGGCGGGCCAAGCGCCCAAGGCCGCTCGCTTTGGCGGTGTGGAGCCTGCGCGGCTGGTCCTGTTCTGCCTTGGCACATCTGGCGCTTTGGCGGGTCTGGCGGGACTGTTCGAGGTCTCCGGCCCTGCGGGTCAGATCAGCATCGATTTCAACGTCGGCTACGGCTTCACAGCCATCATCGTGGCGTTCCTTGGCCGCCTGAACCCGTTCGGCATTCTGTTGGCGGGGCTGCTGATGGCGCTGACCTATATCGGCGGCGAATTGGCGAGCTTCATGCTGGGTGTACCGACAGCCGCAATCCAAGCCTTCCAAGGCATGTTGTTGTTCTTCTTGTTGGCCGTGGACGTGCTGACGAACTACCGGATCAGAATTGGCAAAAGGGGGGTTGTGTAG